One region of Corvus moneduloides isolate bCorMon1 chromosome 1, bCorMon1.pri, whole genome shotgun sequence genomic DNA includes:
- the LOC116440681 gene encoding MAM and LDL-receptor class A domain-containing protein 1-like: MSHPVFQGVLLHSLTPSSACSKILVKSTVGDGFTGDIGLDDVSFLGCTLYNGNLPTISTTTSATSVPATLPMNNCTEKEFVCRASGHCIQMIQKCDFRPDCSDKSDESACVMEVCDFEDKGLCGWHQPALEQMSRNYSIHITNTFKWQLGRGANLYPEQEQHCPLTDHTTDLKETRGMTTRSLSTVVPTLKRKHGWNPSRNPSTALPPANTTTIAVVAEAFTGKKLLTQKHKTAEIQLT, from the exons ATTTTGGTGAAAAGTACCGTAGGAGATGGTTTCACTGGAGACATTGGACTTGATGATGTGTCTTTTCTGGGCTGTACTCTTTACAATG gaaatttgCCCACTATTTCTACAACTACTTCAGCAACTTCAGTTCCTGCCACACTCCCCATGAACAACTGCACAGAGAAGGAGTTTGTCTGCAGAGCCTCTGGCCACTGCATCCAGATGATCCAGAAGTGTGATTTTAGACCTGACTGCTCTGATAAGTCTGATGAGTCAGCTTGTG TTATGGAAGTCTGTGACTTCGAAGATAAAGGCCTGTGTGGATGGCATCAACCAGCCTTGGAACAGATGTCAAGAAACTATTCCATACATATCACAAACACATTCAAGTGGCAACTTGGAAGAGGAGCAAATCTCTACCCTGAGCAAGAACAACACTGCCCATTAACCGATCATACTAC GGATCTCAAGGAGACCAGAGGAATGACCACTCGGTCCCTGAGCACAGTGGTTCCCACATTGAAGAGGAAGCACGGGTGGAACCCATCAAGaaatcccagcactgctcttccTCCAGCCAACACCACAACCATCGCAGTGGTGGCAGAGGCCTTCACAGGCAAGAAACTTTTGACTCAGAAACACAAGACAGCAGAGATTCAGCTTACGTAG